From Selenomonas sp. AB3002, one genomic window encodes:
- a CDS encoding helix-turn-helix transcriptional regulator — MTREDYVKSLIKARGYTFKAFAQEINMPYTTLLSILNGSIGGAAMDNVLRISQALDFTIEELNDISNPPREKGSTQADNDEDLLKLIHNLPEDKKRALKILLTSH, encoded by the coding sequence GTGACAAGAGAAGATTATGTAAAGTCCCTCATCAAGGCGCGGGGCTACACCTTCAAAGCCTTTGCCCAGGAAATAAATATGCCCTACACCACCCTCCTGTCCATCCTGAACGGCTCCATCGGCGGCGCCGCCATGGACAATGTGCTGCGCATCAGCCAGGCCCTGGACTTCACCATCGAGGAGCTGAACGATATCTCCAATCCCCCCAGGGAAAAGGGAAGCACACAGGCAGACAATGACGAGGATTTGTTGAAGCTTATCCACAATCTTCCCGAAGACAAGAAACGCGCATTAAAAATACTGCTGACCAGCCATTGA
- the hisA gene encoding 1-(5-phosphoribosyl)-5-[(5-phosphoribosylamino)methylideneamino]imidazole-4-carboxamide isomerase produces the protein MKLFPAIDIRGGKCVRLLKGDFDQETVFSDSPAEMAAQWESQGAEFLHLVDLDGARAGKPQNLATVKAILEKVKIPVELGGGIRTLEHIEEVLDLGVRRVILGSVAVHDPALVKAACEKYGDKVVVGIDAKDGMVAVEGWAETSNLEAPVLGKMMADAGVKTIIYTDISRDGTLAGVNVEATVEMARRSGLEVVASGGVKSIEDIRALKAYEKEGIAGAILGKSLYMHTLDLKEALAVAGA, from the coding sequence ATGAAACTTTTTCCGGCGATAGATATTCGGGGCGGCAAATGTGTGCGGCTCCTGAAGGGAGACTTTGACCAGGAGACGGTGTTCTCTGACAGTCCTGCCGAGATGGCAGCCCAGTGGGAGAGCCAGGGGGCGGAATTCCTGCATCTGGTGGACCTGGACGGCGCCAGGGCGGGCAAGCCCCAAAACCTGGCAACGGTGAAGGCAATTCTTGAGAAGGTGAAGATTCCCGTAGAGCTGGGGGGCGGCATCCGCACCCTGGAGCATATTGAGGAAGTCCTGGACCTGGGAGTCAGGCGGGTTATCCTGGGCTCCGTGGCAGTCCACGATCCGGCCTTGGTCAAGGCTGCCTGTGAGAAGTACGGCGACAAGGTGGTAGTGGGCATTGATGCCAAGGACGGCATGGTGGCAGTGGAGGGCTGGGCTGAGACCAGCAATCTGGAAGCCCCCGTGCTGGGCAAGATGATGGCGGATGCCGGCGTGAAGACCATCATCTACACGGATATCAGCCGCGATGGAACTCTAGCCGGGGTGAATGTGGAAGCCACCGTGGAAATGGCCAGGAGGAGCGGCCTGGAGGTAGTGGCCTCCGGCGGCGTCAAGAGCATTGAGGATATACGCGCTCTGAAGGCATACGAAAAAGAGGGCATTGCCGGAGCTATCCTGGGCAAGTCCCTCTATATGCATACGCTGGATTTGAAAGAAGCTCTGGCTGTGGCCGGAGCCTGA
- the hisH gene encoding imidazole glycerol phosphate synthase subunit HisH, whose amino-acid sequence MIAIVDYGVGNLFSVHKALLAAGAEAEITSDEAVIRHAEKIVLPGVGAFGDCMKDLNRSGLIPIIKERISAGVPLLGICVGLQILFEDSEESPGVPGLGIIKGHVKKIEAPGLKVPHMGWNALAEEKNTDLYDELPANSYVYFVHSYHAVPEDAEVVTAITNYGSELTASVKQGKVEATQFHPEKSGRTGLQILRNFVKRKA is encoded by the coding sequence ATGATAGCAATAGTTGACTACGGTGTGGGTAACCTCTTCAGCGTCCACAAGGCACTGCTGGCTGCAGGGGCAGAAGCAGAAATCACCAGCGACGAGGCGGTGATCCGCCATGCGGAGAAAATAGTGCTGCCGGGAGTGGGCGCCTTCGGGGATTGCATGAAGGATTTGAACCGTTCCGGCCTCATTCCAATTATTAAGGAAAGGATCAGTGCGGGTGTTCCTTTGCTGGGCATCTGCGTAGGGCTGCAGATCCTCTTCGAGGACAGCGAGGAAAGCCCCGGGGTGCCGGGGCTGGGGATTATCAAAGGCCATGTAAAGAAGATCGAGGCTCCGGGACTGAAGGTGCCTCACATGGGCTGGAATGCACTGGCTGAGGAAAAGAACACGGATTTGTATGATGAATTGCCTGCCAACAGCTATGTTTACTTCGTTCACAGTTACCATGCTGTGCCGGAAGATGCTGAGGTGGTGACAGCAATCACCAACTATGGCAGCGAGCTTACAGCTTCTGTGAAGCAGGGCAAGGTGGAGGCTACCCAGTTCCACCCGGAGAAGTCTGGCAGGACTGGCCTGCAGATATTGCGCAATTTCGTGAAGCGCAAGGCGTGA
- the hisB gene encoding imidazoleglycerol-phosphate dehydratase HisB, producing the protein MNKRQAEVARDTAETSVKVSLNLDGKGEGCIDTGIGFFDHMLNLFQAHGLFDLEVRCDGDLEVDGHHSIEDIGITLGQALKKALGDKRGIRRYGTFYLPMDEALAFVSLDISGRPFLVYDGGEMAPMIGGYDTELTEEFLRALAVNAGLTLHVKVLYGTNSHHKVEAIFKALGHALREAVSIDPRVQGVPSTKGSL; encoded by the coding sequence ATGAATAAGCGTCAGGCAGAAGTGGCCCGCGATACGGCGGAGACTTCCGTCAAGGTTTCATTGAATCTGGACGGCAAGGGCGAGGGCTGCATAGATACGGGTATTGGCTTCTTTGACCACATGCTGAATCTCTTCCAGGCTCACGGCCTCTTTGATTTGGAGGTGCGCTGTGATGGGGACCTGGAGGTTGATGGTCACCACAGCATAGAGGATATTGGCATTACCCTTGGGCAGGCACTGAAGAAAGCTTTGGGCGACAAGCGCGGCATCAGGCGTTACGGCACCTTCTACCTGCCCATGGACGAGGCGCTGGCCTTTGTGTCCCTGGATATCAGCGGCAGGCCGTTCCTGGTTTACGATGGTGGCGAAATGGCCCCCATGATCGGCGGCTATGATACGGAACTGACAGAGGAATTCCTGCGGGCTTTGGCGGTGAATGCAGGGCTGACCCTGCATGTGAAGGTGCTCTATGGCACCAATTCCCACCACAAGGTGGAAGCCATCTTCAAGGCTCTGGGCCATGCCCTCCGGGAGGCCGTGTCCATAGACCCCCGGGTGCAGGGTGTGCCTTCGACGAAAGGGAGCTTATAA
- the hisD gene encoding histidinol dehydrogenase has protein sequence MKIVRAKELGAAAIEAMLKKKAFDEVELSPKIREGNKQLFGEDLSAAELVRRIVGDVRREGDEAVIRYTKLIDRVELTPEDFLVTEAEFAAAEKAADPQVVESLKKAAANVRRYHEEQKPNSWMTYREQGSILGQSLIPLDRVGIYVPGGTAAYPSSVLMNAVPASVAGVGEIIMMVPPKNGEINPYVLVAARLAGVSKIYKIGGAQAIAAMAFGTNTIPRVDKITGPGNIFVTLAKKEVYGHVDIDMLAGPSEILIVADKSADPRYTAADMLSQAEHDPLASSIVITDDESLAEKVAAEAEKQLQQLPRQEIARASLERNGLIVIAEDMLQAVSFANVSAPEHMELLTEQPFQLLPYVRHAGAVFLGAYSPEPLGDYFAGPNHVLPTGGTARYYSVLNVETFMKRMSLISYTQPALQAVSEDIIRLAETEGLDAHANAIRLRREEKQ, from the coding sequence ATGAAGATAGTCAGGGCAAAAGAACTGGGAGCGGCCGCCATCGAGGCCATGCTGAAGAAGAAGGCCTTCGATGAGGTGGAGCTGAGCCCCAAGATCCGGGAGGGCAATAAGCAGCTCTTTGGAGAGGACCTTTCCGCTGCCGAGCTGGTGCGCCGCATTGTTGGCGATGTGCGCCGCGAGGGGGATGAGGCGGTTATCCGCTATACCAAGCTTATCGACAGGGTGGAACTTACGCCGGAAGATTTCCTGGTGACGGAGGCAGAGTTTGCAGCAGCAGAAAAGGCTGCAGACCCTCAGGTGGTAGAATCCCTGAAGAAGGCTGCTGCCAATGTGCGCCGCTATCATGAGGAGCAGAAGCCGAATTCCTGGATGACTTACAGGGAGCAGGGCTCTATCCTGGGCCAGTCCCTGATTCCCTTGGACAGGGTGGGCATCTACGTGCCGGGGGGCACGGCAGCTTATCCTTCCTCTGTGCTTATGAACGCAGTTCCCGCCTCCGTAGCAGGGGTGGGGGAAATAATCATGATGGTGCCGCCCAAGAACGGGGAAATCAATCCCTATGTGCTGGTGGCTGCCAGGCTGGCAGGAGTCAGCAAGATTTACAAGATTGGCGGCGCCCAGGCCATTGCGGCCATGGCCTTTGGTACAAATACCATTCCCCGTGTGGATAAAATCACGGGCCCTGGCAATATCTTCGTTACCCTGGCCAAGAAGGAAGTCTACGGCCATGTGGATATTGATATGCTGGCAGGTCCCAGCGAAATCCTCATTGTGGCAGACAAGAGCGCCGACCCGCGCTATACGGCGGCAGATATGCTGAGCCAGGCGGAGCATGACCCCCTGGCCTCCAGCATTGTCATCACTGATGATGAATCACTGGCTGAGAAGGTGGCGGCAGAGGCGGAGAAACAGCTGCAGCAGCTGCCCAGGCAGGAGATTGCCCGGGCTTCCCTTGAACGCAACGGCCTCATTGTCATTGCTGAAGATATGCTTCAGGCTGTCAGCTTTGCCAATGTCTCTGCGCCTGAGCACATGGAGCTCCTGACGGAGCAGCCCTTCCAGTTGCTGCCTTATGTGCGCCATGCAGGGGCGGTGTTCCTGGGAGCTTATTCTCCGGAGCCGCTGGGTGACTACTTTGCGGGACCGAACCATGTGCTGCCTACGGGAGGCACGGCCCGTTATTACTCCGTGCTGAATGTGGAAACCTTCATGAAGCGCATGAGCCTTATTTCCTACACCCAGCCCGCCCTGCAGGCAGTCAGCGAAGACATCATACGACTTGCAGAGACGGAAGGGCTTGATGCCCATGCCAATGCCATCAGGCTGCGCCGGGAGGAGAAGCAATGA
- the hisG gene encoding ATP phosphoribosyltransferase yields the protein MLAKSKDYLTIALPKGKLFSLSAELLEKIGYTAEGLSDKSRKLVITNEEKKIRFIITKTADVPTYVEYGAADLGVIGKDVLVESGKDVYELLDLGFGKCHVMMAVPRKEKRERLTDYAQTRVATKFPHIAEMFFTRHGMQMEYIKLNGSIELGPIVGLSESIVDIVETGTTLKENDLEEIAYIMDATARLIANRVSFKLKFQRIHTLVEELKKVMAAGEAGK from the coding sequence ATGCTGGCAAAGAGCAAGGATTATTTGACCATTGCCCTGCCCAAGGGAAAACTCTTTTCCCTGTCGGCAGAGCTGCTGGAGAAGATCGGCTACACGGCAGAGGGCCTTTCGGATAAATCCAGGAAACTGGTCATCACTAATGAAGAAAAGAAGATTCGCTTCATCATCACCAAGACGGCTGATGTGCCCACCTATGTAGAGTACGGAGCAGCGGATTTGGGGGTCATTGGCAAGGATGTGCTGGTGGAATCCGGCAAGGACGTCTATGAGCTCCTTGACCTTGGCTTTGGCAAATGCCATGTGATGATGGCGGTGCCCCGCAAGGAAAAGCGGGAGCGGCTGACGGACTACGCCCAGACCCGCGTGGCTACCAAGTTTCCCCATATTGCCGAGATGTTCTTCACCCGCCACGGCATGCAGATGGAGTATATCAAGCTCAACGGCTCCATCGAGCTGGGTCCTATTGTGGGGCTGTCTGAGAGCATCGTGGATATCGTGGAGACGGGAACCACTCTGAAGGAAAATGATCTGGAGGAAATCGCCTATATCATGGACGCTACAGCCCGTCTCATTGCCAACAGGGTGAGCTTCAAGCTGAAATTCCAGCGCATCCACACCTTGGTGGAGGAACTGAAGAAAGTCATGGCAGCAGGGGAGGCAGGCAAATGA
- a CDS encoding HD domain-containing protein, translating to MMKMREKKNLGRVGQFLRAISAKVTAEDIAFMEAHLPEKARPLFLAMHPADQCHVLNVAHTALAMAEKEPKIDREFLLRCCLLHDVGRVKGTMDIWGKVFGVLAEKLLPSALRRQLECCQAEHFWQRPGLALYVYRCHAEIGAEKLKALGFQREAELVRLHHAPEAQEDPEELKILRRADALN from the coding sequence ATGATGAAGATGAGGGAGAAGAAAAACCTGGGCCGGGTGGGGCAGTTCCTGCGGGCCATCAGCGCAAAGGTGACGGCAGAGGATATAGCTTTTATGGAAGCCCATCTGCCAGAGAAGGCACGGCCCTTGTTCCTGGCCATGCATCCGGCTGACCAGTGTCATGTGCTGAATGTGGCGCATACGGCGCTGGCAATGGCAGAGAAAGAGCCTAAGATTGACAGGGAATTTCTCCTGCGGTGCTGCCTGCTGCATGATGTGGGCAGGGTGAAAGGCACGATGGATATCTGGGGCAAGGTTTTTGGAGTGCTGGCAGAGAAGCTCCTGCCGTCTGCTTTGAGGCGGCAGCTGGAATGTTGTCAGGCAGAGCATTTCTGGCAGAGGCCGGGGCTGGCCCTTTATGTCTACCGCTGTCATGCAGAAATTGGGGCAGAGAAGCTGAAAGCATTGGGCTTTCAGAGGGAGGCAGAGCTTGTAAGGCTCCATCATGCCCCTGAAGCTCAGGAAGACCCTGAGGAATTGAAGATACTGAGACGGGCAGATGCCCTGAATTGA
- the hisZ gene encoding ATP phosphoribosyltransferase regulatory subunit, whose translation MEKKILEIPYGTRDFLPTEATEKRIIETKLARLFGSWGYDEVVTPTIEYLETLTKGSSRTLEPHLYKLFSKDNRIMALRHEMTTPIARLMGSRLQGRELPLRCSYISSVFRYEQSQTGRQCEFYQAGVELMGSGSAAADAEVIALAVRSVLSAGITDFKVCLGQVEFVSGVMEQYQLAEKDCEALKEAMEKHDLVLLETLVDDLQLSDSAKKALKSLPLLNGGPEMLEQAREMALNARSRRALDNLTEIYHLLEAYQVADYVQFDLGIIRDFSYYTGMVFEAYTPELGFPLCGGGRYDNLLADFGNPCPATGFALGIERVLLALERRGDGLPETPKDVYVGYAPSKLEQAVKKALELRQQGKVAELSASPGTEQEAEAMQQGRGYKDLLFIS comes from the coding sequence TTGGAGAAGAAGATACTTGAGATACCTTATGGCACCCGGGATTTCTTGCCTACGGAAGCCACGGAGAAGCGGATCATTGAGACGAAGCTGGCCAGGCTCTTCGGCAGCTGGGGTTATGATGAGGTGGTGACTCCCACCATAGAGTATTTGGAGACTCTGACAAAGGGCAGCAGCCGCACTTTGGAGCCGCACCTTTACAAGCTCTTCAGCAAGGACAACCGCATCATGGCTCTGCGTCATGAAATGACTACGCCCATCGCCCGTCTGATGGGCAGCCGCCTGCAGGGGCGGGAGCTGCCTCTGCGGTGCTCTTATATCAGCAGCGTCTTCCGCTATGAGCAGTCCCAGACGGGCAGGCAGTGCGAATTCTATCAGGCTGGCGTGGAGCTCATGGGCAGCGGCAGTGCGGCGGCAGATGCTGAGGTCATTGCCCTGGCGGTGCGCAGCGTGCTCTCGGCAGGGATTACGGATTTCAAGGTCTGCCTGGGGCAGGTGGAATTCGTCAGCGGGGTCATGGAGCAGTACCAGCTGGCAGAAAAAGACTGCGAGGCCTTGAAGGAGGCCATGGAGAAGCATGACCTGGTGCTGCTGGAGACTTTGGTGGATGACCTGCAGCTAAGCGACAGCGCCAAAAAGGCTTTGAAATCCCTGCCCCTGCTGAACGGCGGGCCGGAAATGCTGGAACAGGCCCGGGAAATGGCCCTGAACGCCAGAAGCCGCCGGGCTTTGGATAACCTGACAGAGATTTATCACCTGCTGGAGGCTTATCAGGTGGCTGACTATGTGCAGTTTGACCTGGGGATTATCCGTGACTTCAGCTATTACACGGGCATGGTCTTTGAGGCCTATACCCCGGAGCTGGGCTTCCCCCTCTGCGGTGGCGGCCGCTATGACAATCTGCTGGCAGATTTCGGCAATCCCTGTCCTGCTACGGGCTTTGCCTTAGGTATAGAGCGTGTGCTTTTGGCTCTGGAACGCCGGGGGGACGGCCTGCCGGAAACTCCCAAGGATGTGTATGTGGGGTATGCTCCCAGCAAGCTGGAGCAGGCCGTGAAGAAGGCTTTGGAACTGCGCCAGCAGGGCAAGGTGGCAGAGCTGTCTGCTTCTCCAGGTACGGAGCAGGAGGCAGAGGCCATGCAGCAAGGGCGTGGTTATAAGGATTTGCTGTTTATTTCTTAA
- a CDS encoding YerC/YecD family TrpR-related protein gives MINSKLKDDLTDQLCDAVLALHSQEECYQFFEDICTISELKAMSQRLEVARMLREGHTYEDIVERTGASTATISRVKRCLNYGADGYNIVLERLKPRQD, from the coding sequence ATGATCAACAGCAAGCTGAAGGATGACCTGACTGACCAGCTTTGCGATGCTGTGCTGGCTTTGCATAGCCAGGAGGAATGCTACCAGTTCTTTGAGGATATCTGCACCATCAGCGAGCTGAAGGCCATGTCCCAGAGGCTGGAGGTGGCCCGCATGCTCCGGGAAGGGCACACTTATGAAGATATCGTGGAGCGCACTGGGGCCAGTACGGCTACCATCAGCCGGGTGAAGCGCTGCCTGAACTACGGGGCTGACGGCTACAATATCGTGCTGGAGAGACTGAAGCCCCGGCAGGATTGA
- the mnmA gene encoding tRNA 2-thiouridine(34) synthase MnmA, whose product MENKNKTALIAMSGGVDSSVTAYLMKEAGFDCMGANMRLYHNEDIGLSIFKTCCTQSDIDDAASVAQRLGMPFEVKDFTSDFKREVIDKFIRTYEEGGTPNPCIDCNRCLKFRRLMDFAKEKGMEYVATGHYARVEEKDGRFLLRKAKDLSKDQTYVLYTLTQEELSHVKFPLGEMESKEETRQLAEKLGLINAHKRESQDICFVPDGDYVGFMEKYQGKKYQPGAFLDLHGQTIGQHRGAVHYTLGQRKGLGLALGEPVYVCAKDMAKNTVTVGPEAALFHRELIAGDMNWIYLTELKEPLEVLAKTRYNQKEQPATIYPEANGKIRLAFRDPQRAITPGQAAVLYTADGEGYVVGGGTIEKALN is encoded by the coding sequence ATGGAAAATAAAAATAAAACCGCCCTGATTGCCATGAGCGGTGGGGTGGACAGTTCGGTCACTGCCTACCTGATGAAAGAGGCCGGCTTTGACTGCATGGGAGCCAATATGAGGCTTTACCACAATGAGGATATCGGGCTTTCCATCTTCAAGACCTGCTGCACCCAGTCGGATATCGACGATGCTGCCAGCGTAGCCCAGAGGCTGGGCATGCCCTTTGAGGTGAAAGACTTCACCTCAGACTTCAAGCGGGAAGTCATCGACAAATTCATCCGCACCTACGAGGAAGGCGGCACTCCCAACCCCTGCATCGACTGCAACCGCTGCTTGAAATTCCGCCGCCTCATGGACTTTGCCAAAGAAAAAGGCATGGAGTATGTGGCCACAGGCCACTATGCCAGGGTGGAGGAAAAAGACGGCCGTTTCCTGTTGCGAAAAGCCAAAGACCTCAGCAAGGACCAGACCTATGTGCTCTATACGCTGACCCAGGAGGAACTTTCACATGTGAAATTCCCCCTGGGAGAAATGGAAAGCAAGGAGGAAACCCGGCAACTGGCCGAAAAGCTGGGGCTGATAAATGCACACAAGCGGGAGAGCCAGGACATCTGCTTCGTGCCTGACGGTGACTATGTGGGCTTCATGGAAAAGTATCAGGGCAAGAAGTATCAGCCCGGTGCTTTCCTTGATTTGCATGGCCAAACCATCGGACAGCACCGTGGGGCCGTCCACTACACTCTGGGCCAGCGCAAGGGCCTGGGACTGGCCTTAGGTGAGCCTGTCTACGTCTGCGCCAAGGATATGGCAAAGAACACCGTCACCGTAGGACCTGAAGCCGCCCTTTTCCACCGGGAACTCATCGCAGGAGATATGAACTGGATCTACCTTACTGAGCTGAAGGAGCCGCTGGAAGTGCTGGCCAAAACCCGCTACAACCAGAAGGAACAGCCTGCCACCATCTATCCCGAAGCAAATGGCAAGATCCGCCTTGCCTTCCGCGACCCCCAGCGGGCTATCACACCGGGACAGGCCGCCGTCCTCTATACGGCTGACGGAGAAGGCTATGTGGTAGGCGGAGGCACCATCGAAAAAGCCCTCAATTAA
- a CDS encoding acetyl-CoA carboxylase biotin carboxylase subunit, translated as MFKRVLIANRGEIAVRIIRACQELDIETVAIYSEADANALHVQLADLAYNVGPADAVESYLNKAAILRAARETQADAIHPGYGFLSEDADFAEQVTEAGITWIGPMPETIRLVGDKDVARASIAPSGIPMAKGSDPLEDNEEALAAAREVGYPVILKPVSGGGGKGMCVAQSEEDLKNILELVDITQTKYYFEHYIGRSRHIEVQIVADNYGEVLHLGERECSLQRRNQKLLEESPSIALTQDMRDRVGALAVKAAKSVHYSNIGTVEFLLDLSNNEFYFMEINPRIQVEHGVTEAVTGIDLVRTQIRIAAGEPLEFTQEDITFAGHAIECRINAEDPDNNFMPSPGQITFLHEPSGPRVRFDSGVTAGLAIEPYYDSMIAKLVVHGRTRGDAIKIMQRALNEFRIEGVKTTVDLHKHIMKDICFRTGNIDTQFIKKRLPAYENANKNQDQTKYFA; from the coding sequence ATGTTCAAACGTGTCCTTATTGCCAACCGTGGCGAGATTGCCGTACGCATTATACGAGCTTGTCAAGAGCTTGATATTGAAACTGTAGCTATTTACTCTGAAGCTGATGCCAACGCCCTGCACGTGCAGCTGGCTGATCTGGCCTACAATGTTGGCCCTGCTGATGCTGTGGAAAGCTATCTCAATAAAGCCGCCATCCTGCGGGCAGCCCGGGAAACCCAGGCTGATGCCATCCATCCTGGCTATGGCTTCCTCTCCGAAGACGCGGATTTTGCCGAGCAGGTCACGGAAGCGGGCATTACCTGGATTGGTCCTATGCCGGAAACCATCCGCCTGGTTGGTGACAAAGATGTGGCCAGGGCTTCCATTGCTCCTTCCGGGATTCCCATGGCCAAAGGCAGCGACCCTCTCGAGGACAATGAGGAAGCCCTCGCTGCTGCCCGTGAAGTAGGCTACCCAGTCATTCTGAAGCCAGTCTCCGGCGGCGGCGGCAAGGGTATGTGCGTAGCCCAGTCTGAGGAAGACCTGAAGAACATCCTGGAACTGGTTGATATTACCCAGACAAAATACTACTTTGAGCACTATATTGGCCGTTCCCGCCACATCGAAGTGCAGATTGTTGCTGATAACTACGGCGAAGTCCTGCATCTTGGCGAGCGTGAGTGCTCCCTGCAGCGCCGCAACCAGAAACTGTTGGAAGAATCTCCTTCTATCGCCCTCACACAGGATATGCGTGACCGGGTAGGCGCTTTGGCGGTAAAGGCTGCCAAAAGCGTGCATTATTCCAATATTGGCACGGTAGAGTTCCTGCTGGATCTTTCCAATAATGAATTCTACTTCATGGAAATCAATCCCCGCATCCAGGTGGAACACGGCGTCACTGAAGCTGTAACTGGCATTGACCTGGTGCGTACCCAGATTCGCATTGCTGCAGGCGAGCCGCTGGAATTCACCCAGGAGGATATCACTTTTGCTGGTCATGCCATCGAATGCCGCATCAATGCTGAGGACCCGGACAACAACTTCATGCCCTCTCCGGGACAGATCACTTTCCTGCATGAGCCCAGCGGCCCACGGGTGCGTTTTGACAGCGGCGTAACGGCAGGCCTGGCCATAGAGCCCTATTACGATTCCATGATTGCCAAGCTGGTGGTGCATGGCAGGACCCGTGGCGATGCTATCAAGATCATGCAGCGCGCCCTCAATGAATTCCGCATTGAAGGCGTCAAGACCACGGTGGATCTGCACAAGCACATCATGAAAGACATCTGCTTCCGCACTGGCAATATAGACACCCAGTTTATCAAAAAACGTCTGCCAGCTTATGAGAACGCCAATAAAAACCAGGATCAAACCAAGTATTTCGCTTGA